From one Planktothrix agardhii NIES-204 genomic stretch:
- a CDS encoding glutaredoxin-related protein — protein MTTDPQEKIKDLITKNKVFVFMKGTKLMPMCGFSNNVVQILNSLGVPFETLDVLEDSEIRQGIKDYSNWPTIPQVYINGKFVGGSDVLIELYQKGELQQLVEVTFAS, from the coding sequence ATGACGACAGACCCACAGGAAAAAATTAAAGATCTGATCACGAAAAACAAAGTCTTTGTTTTTATGAAGGGAACAAAGCTCATGCCAATGTGCGGTTTTTCTAATAATGTTGTACAGATTTTAAATAGTTTGGGGGTTCCTTTTGAAACCCTAGATGTTTTAGAAGATTCTGAAATTCGCCAAGGGATTAAAGATTATTCCAACTGGCCGACGATTCCCCAGGTCTATATTAACGGCAAGTTTGTTGGCGGTTCTGATGTGCTGATTGAACTATATCAAAAAGGTGAGTTACAGCAACTTGTAGAAGTCACTTTTGCTTCATAA